TCAGCAAACTGCTGCAGTCCCACCACATCCGAGGTTCTGTCTGGATAAAGGAAAGGGACAGTGCCCTGCACAAAACAAAGAGGAGACGTGAGTATAAGCAGACATGGGCTATTTAGAGATGTTTTCATACTGAAAAATACAGCTGGGGAAGTTGTCCCTTGTTTTTTTATTGTCACTTTATTGGCCTATGCTTCTTCCTTTCTGCTGACTGAAATTTCTCCTTCTAGGTGGCCACACTGTACCAGTCCTGGTATTCCGAGacaaaacagacacaaaatacGTGAAAGTGCTCTCTGCCTTCCCGGCACTGCCTGCTGTCACAGCCTGTGCCCACCTGCAGTGGGACACCAGCACCCAGGAGATCGCCACCGTCTTCTCCTACGCCGTGCCTGCCTTCATGAACGAGTTCCAGCTCCGTGGCTTTGTGGATGAGGAAGGCTTTGTCCGCTTTGCTCTCATCGTCCACGGCCACCACTCCCCGTACCTGCCTGTGTTCCGTGCTGATGGACAGTGGCATCACTTCTGCGTGACCTGGCAGCAGGAAAACGGGACCTGGGCCATCTATGCCGACGGGAAAAGGAGGGCATCAGCCAGTGGTCTGTGTTCTGTGGGGCCCTCTGCCCCCCAGGCCATCTTTGGCCATGGCACCTTCATCATCGGGCAGGACCAAGATTCCCTGGGGGGCACCTTCAGGGCAAAGGAGTCCTTCAGTGGGAACATCACTGACCTGCACATCTGGCAGAAAGCCCTCAGCCCCGAGCACATTGAGAAAGTTCGCTCCTGCGGGGTGGTAGAGCAAGACCTTGTTTTTGGGTGGAGCTCAAATGCCCTGGAAGTGGAGAGCACCGTTCAGGCAGTGGCCACACGGCTCCTTTGCCCAGGTAAGTCTCAGTATCCTTGTGGCTACTGTCCTGGCTCTTAGGGCACAGCCCACAGCATCTGCTGTACCAGGGCTTGTGGATTGCTGCAGGAGAGGTGATCCCTGCTGGGGATGGCGGGTCCCTGGGAGACCCtcctgtctgtgtgtgtttccACAGGACCTGTGGAGGAATGCAGAGTTCTGGAAGTCGGCAGCAGTGGATTCAGTTATGCATCTTGTTTGCAGACTTTGCCTTTCATCTGTCACTACAGCAAGGGTACAGCATCTGCAGTTATCCCTGCATTGCTCCCACCACACGCActcctggctgggctggtggccagggatggggaggccCCTGCTCTCAAGGGGTCACATGCAAAACCCTCTGGGGCTGCACTTtgctccagctgcctgcactCTGGCAGGGGGTTTGGCTCTTccccagctgagctgggcagcGCTGTGAGTGCCTCCCAGTCCAGGCATTCCCAGATTCGTTCCCCCTCCCCAGGGGAGCATGGGGAGGGACAGAAAAGGAGAGTGGAACTGTCTCTCCAGATGGGATCTTgggctaaaaataaaatacagctgtGGAGTCTCCTTGTCCTGCCTGTCCTGCAGACTTAGCCACCATCTGAGGACCATTGCCCAGGCTTTGAACATGGCATGTGTTAACCACGCTGTCGGACACCTCAGCAGTGGTTCTGGTTCTGGTTTGTCCCCAGATGCATACTGGCAGCTGAAAAGAGCTCAGCAGGAGTCCAGTCACTCGCTGGCCCGCCACGTGAACAGCCTTGCAGCGAGGCCTGTGGTgagtcctgcagccccagcagtggCATTGCCAAGGCACAGCTGATGATGGGGAGAGTCAGGGCTCTGCACTGAATTGAACTGTCTTTTCCATGACAGATTCCTGACAGTGTCTTCACGAGTGGTGTGCAAGATATGAACCTCTCTGTGGCTCTTGATGCTCTTGATATCTTGGCAACAGTTCTGAGAGAAGATGTGCCCATGCTTGAGCCAACTGACCTCCTTGCAGTTCTTCAATTACTAAAGCAAGTTTCAGATTTGGAAATCCAGGAGGGAGATGAGCTGGAGATGTTGGAGCAGTTGGGCCAGTATTACATGGAAGTAACGGAGTCAATTCTGGCAGAGCAGAATACTGGGACATGGTCATCGATCAGCCAGGTAATGGTGCCACCAGTCTGACTGCTGCGTGCCTCACCTGTTCATCCTCGGCAGTGTGTTGTGTTTTCTGTGGCTGGGCTGCCAAGGAGCTGTTTGCCATCAGCCCCCTCACTGCTCAAACACCGTCAGGCTTTGCATAAGGGATTTCCATCATCCCACCCCTATGAGGTTTTTCTCTGTGCTCATGTGTGCTTTTTGTGCCTGGTGCAAGGTCTGCACTCTCCACCTGCCTCTGGAAAATGTGTGGCAGTGTCTGGCCTGGCCTGTGCCCCAGGAACCAAGCCAGGGATCTCCAGAGATGATTAAAGAAGCTGAGCAGTTCAGGGCTTGCCTCACTGTTCACAGTGGCTCAGGTCTCCATGGCCACGGCCACTCACAGCTTCTCAACAGTGGCACAAACCCAGCGCTGGCCCAGTGCAACTGGTGCAGCTGGCAGTCTCAGGGAGAAGGATGGGAGCTGTGAACTGCAGGGGTGGCACTTGTGcatccagcacagcaggacCTCGAGCAATGGGGCTgctcttctgctgcccttcagcTGGTGAACCCTGTTTCTGGATGAAACCTTTTCCAGGAAGAGCAGATGATTGCTCTACAGCTTTGTGAAAATCAGAACACAAGTCTAAAGGTCTTTCTTTCCAGAAGCTCATTTAGtgatttattttcatgctgttttaATAGCTTTTTATGCAGAACAGCAAGTTTCCCTCATTGCCAGACTTGTCTCCTTGCTGAAGGATCTGGGAACATCCTTCAGtaaagaaatcacagaaaaatcacagaaaagcaaagacaaagCCTTGAGTCTCAACTTCTCCTTTTTTCTGCCAAGGACCAAATGTTTAAGGAAACTCTTCTGAGCTGTGGGAAGGGACAGCTGATAGTGCAGGTGCTGATTTCCATTGTTCTCTCTGGTTTTGTAGGTTATCAGGGGGCCCATGGCTGTGGTTGAGCTCTGTGACAGAATGGTGTCACTCTTGGTCCCACTGCTGACCACAGAGAGGACAAAGATCACGATCCAACATGGGAATATTGGTGAGTGGCACTGGAGGGCATCTCAGCAAGACCCAGATCAGGCACCCCATCTGGTTCCCATCCAAATCCACTCCtggctcctctcctcccctggCTCACCTcttgccagccctgcagcctgctccCCATTTCCTCTGTGCAGAGTGTCACAGTGTGAGGGCACCTCTCACACTGTGGATTGCAAGAGGATTGTAAGAAACCCTTGGGCCTGGCAGAAAGGGAGCCCAGATGCCCTCAGTTTGCACAGAAAGGgacctggctgctgctgctgggggtcTTGGCTGGGCTATAGTGTCCTTGTGGTACTTTGCTGTAGCAGGAGCTCTGGGGGGAGGCTGAGCCCTGGTTCAGCGCTGACTTTACCTGTGCACAGGGATGGAGgtgagggagctggagctgtgcgAGCAGGAGCTGAGTGCCTCAGCATATGAGATCCAGACCCCTGAGAAAGGCAGGCACGACCTCATCGAAATTCCTGCAGAAGAAATGCAAAGGCTGAAATCCAGAGGTTTGTTTTGACACCTGAGTTTCCCCGGTACCTCTGCATCACCTTCCTTAGTGGCACAAACTGTTTACCTTGGCCACGTGAGGTCTGGAGAAGTGTGGGGAGGGGATAACCTTGGCAAAAGGGAGATGGGCCATGGGGAAATGTTCTGTAGGGCCCCTCTAGAGAcacagctgggagctgagcGTGTTCTGGACCCCAGCATCACCCCAGAGGAGGGCAGTGGTGTCCAGcgctgccctgtgctctgttCCTGTCCCcgtgctctgtccctgcaggtctGCACAGAGTCACAGTGAAGAACATGTGGTTTGGCTACGGCTCCCTGCAGCGCTGCCTGTCCAGCAGCGGCACCAGCGCTGTGTCCCAGGGCGCGGCTGCCCCTGATGGGGCTCAGAAGTGAGTGAAACAGAGCCCGCCGCGCCCCAGTGCTGCCCTCAGTGCCACGAACAGCTCATTTCCAAACTGgtgccccggggctggggccaCCTTCATCCCCATCCATCTCAGCCCTGGCACCGGGGCTGCCTGCGCACCAGGTGCCCCGCGGGGTGTCCTGCGGGCCTCTGGTGGCCTGGGTTCCCACTCTGCTGGGgtggcagggcacagagcccaCGGGGGCTGTGCAGGTGCCCTCCGGCTGGGCACAAGGTGTCTCTGCAGGCGGTGGCTctgggagcggggccgggctcgcTGCGCTCCCGGAGCTCCGAACACTAGGTGGGGATGGCCGCCCGCACATCCCGCGCCCGCTGCGCCCGCCCGGCTGCTCAGCCGGATCCCtcgggatgccccagtgccctcccGGCTGCTCAGCCGGATCCCtcgggatgccccagtgcccgTCCCGCTGCTCAGCCGGATCCCTCGGGGTGCCCCAGTGCCCTCCCGGCTGCTCAGCCGGATCCCtcgggatgccccagtgcccgCCCGGCTGCTCAGCCGGAGCCCtcgggatgccccagtgcccgCCCGGCTGCTCAGCTGGATCCCTCGGGATGCCCCAGGGCCCGCCCCAGTGCCGGGCAGCggtggggctgtgccaggtACCCCAGGGTTTGCCCCGTGCCCGGGCCCTCTGCAGGCGGCCCGGCAGCCGCCGGATCTCTACAGCTGTCCCGTACTCCCGGAGATCCCGTTCTCGGTTCTCTGAGCACATCCTACGCTTCCCGAGCCCGTGAGCAGCGTCCTTCCCCCGGCAGGTACCGGAGCACCACCGTGGGCACGGCTGTGATCTCCTCCACTCTGCTCGGTGAGGACCAGGAGATCAGCACGGCCGTGCGCTACCGCCTGCAGCACCGTGTCCAGGTACCGCCAGGGGctgtgccaccccctgcccgcGGCACCACAGCCTGGCCCGGCTGTACCCGGCTGTGCCCGGCTGTGCCTGCCTGTCCCCGGCTGTGCCCGCCTGTGCCCGGCTGTGCCCGGCTGTCCCCGGCTGTCCCCGCCTGTGCCCgcctgtccctggctgtgcccagccgCGGCTCAGCACCCAGAGCTTTGGCATGAGCGCTGTCCCTGCTCGGGGCTCTTGCCTTGGCTCCTGTGACCCTGGGGAGGAGTTTGTCCTGTGCTGCCAGAGCCTGTCACAGCCAAGGAGTGACCTGTGCCCCGTGTCCAGCACCTGCGTGCCTGTgacctctcctctcccctccctgcctgcaggaccTGCCCGATGCTCTGGTGGGGCCCGTCTGTGCCTTCTGGAACTTCAGCCTCAGGTGCCTTGTTTCGGTTCAGGTCCCCAGATTTATGAGCTTTTTATTTCCACTGGAAAACCAAACGTCTCAATAGAAATGTAATGGTAAGAGTAGAGATCTGGAGTTTTTTGCCTCC
The sequence above is drawn from the Taeniopygia guttata chromosome 17, bTaeGut7.mat, whole genome shotgun sequence genome and encodes:
- the ADGRD2 gene encoding adhesion G protein-coupled receptor D2 isoform X1, with the protein product MVRRDLRPDSSFFSFLVGLSRSLLAFAALAKNQTCKGFAPVTVETPRHTYEYVATALDWWQADRYCEQHFAQLLLEPQDSEQGSLSKLLQSHHIRGSVWIKERDSALHKTKRRRGHTVPVLVFRDKTDTKYVKVLSAFPALPAVTACAHLQWDTSTQEIATVFSYAVPAFMNEFQLRGFVDEEGFVRFALIVHGHHSPYLPVFRADGQWHHFCVTWQQENGTWAIYADGKRRASASGLCSVGPSAPQAIFGHGTFIIGQDQDSLGGTFRAKESFSGNITDLHIWQKALSPEHIEKVRSCGVVEQDLVFGWSSNALEVESTVQAVATRLLCPGPVEECRVLEVGSSGFSYASCLQTLPFICHYSKDAYWQLKRAQQESSHSLARHVNSLAARPVIPDSVFTSGVQDMNLSVALDALDILATVLREDVPMLEPTDLLAVLQLLKQVSDLEIQEGDELEMLEQLGQYYMEVTESILAEQNTGTWSSISQVIRGPMAVVELCDRMVSLLVPLLTTERTKITIQHGNIGMEVRELELCEQELSASAYEIQTPEKGRHDLIEIPAEEMQRLKSRGLHRVTVKNMWFGYGSLQRCLSSSGTSAVSQGAAAPDGAQKYRSTTVGTAVISSTLLGEDQEISTAVRYRLQHRVQDLPDALVGPVCAFWNFSLSPDAGGMWSTAGCSVAKSLPDSTACFCNHSTNFAILLQVHEMQRTTKEEFTLQTLTFIGCGVSFCALIATFILFLVVRVPKSERTTVHKNLILALAAGEALLMFSELAKSNQCGFCPLQVLCFMVTAFLHLFFMAAFSWMLVEGLLLWSKVVAVNMSEGRRMKFYYVTGWGLPVLIVGVTLATSFNKYVASNHCWLNVQTNVIWAFVGPVLFILAVNSFVLLRVVTVTVASARRRSKMLTPNSSLENQMGTQLWATAKPVLVLLPVLGLTWLCGLLVPLSIVWAYVFVVLNSLQGLYIFLVYAIYNSEVRNAIQRMKDKKKALSFTNCSHPINYLSSPRNTTSWDTGKLSPAAEAALPGPVQKDPPVKNITSKGNFGAKIPMGISSIMSAERPAVELTAFKCSGF
- the ADGRD2 gene encoding adhesion G protein-coupled receptor D2 isoform X2 is translated as MVRRDLRPDSSFFSFLVGLSRSLLAFAALAKNQTCKGFAPVTVETPRHTYEYVATALDWWQADRYCEQHFAQLLLEPQDSEQGSLSKLLQSHHIRGSVWIKERDSALHKTKRRRGHTVPVLVFRDKTDTKYVKVLSAFPALPAVTACAHLQWDTSTQEIATVFSYAVPAFMNEFQLRGFVDEEGFVRFALIVHGHHSPYLPVFRADGQWHHFCVTWQQENGTWAIYADGKRRASASGLCSVGPSAPQAIFGHGTFIIGQDQDSLGGTFRAKESFSGNITDLHIWQKALSPEHIEKVRSCGVVEQDLVFGWSSNALEVESTVQAVATRLLCPGPVEECRVLEVGSSGFSYASCLQTLPFICHYSKDAYWQLKRAQQESSHSLARHVNSLAARPVIPDSVFTSGVQDMNLSVALDALDILATVLREDVPMLEPTDLLAVLQLLKQVSDLEIQEGDELEMLEQLGQYYMEVTESILAEQNTGTWSSISQVIRGPMAVVELCDRMVSLLVPLLTTERTKITIQHGNIGMEVRELELCEQELSASAYEIQTPEKGRHDLIEIPAEEMQRLKSRGLHRVTVKNMWFGYGSLQRCLSSSGTSAVSQGAAAPDGAQKYRSTTVGTAVISSTLLGEDQEISTAVRYRLQHRVQDLPDALVGPVCAFWNFSLSPDAGGMWSTAGCSVAKSLPDSTACFCNHSTNFAILLQVHEMQRTTKEEFTLQTLTFIGCGVSFCALIATFILFLVVRVPKSERTTVHKNLILALAAGEALLMFSELAKSNQVLCFMVTAFLHLFFMAAFSWMLVEGLLLWSKVVAVNMSEGRRMKFYYVTGWGLPVLIVGVTLATSFNKYVASNHCWLNVQTNVIWAFVGPVLFILAVNSFVLLRVVTVTVASARRRSKMLTPNSSLENQMGTQLWATAKPVLVLLPVLGLTWLCGLLVPLSIVWAYVFVVLNSLQGLYIFLVYAIYNSEVRNAIQRMKDKKKALSFTNCSHPINYLSSPRNTTSWDTGKLSPAAEAALPGPVQKDPPVKNITSKGNFGAKIPMGISSIMSAERPAVELTAFKCSGF